The Candidatus Nitrosocaldus cavascurensis genome segment GATGTGAATACTGAACCAATCTTCTTCACATCCATGCTCTTATCTCACCATCAACTAATATGATAACCTGCTAGATGACGCTGCATACACACCTAGCAGACTCCAGCCTTATGTATGGGGAACCTTCTCCAATCCTGAATCCATAGCGCTCATCCCTGTATGGCTTCAGTATAGCAACCCTGCTTATAGCATCTATACCCTTCAGTATGTTCCTTATACTATCCTGTAGGCTTATACCTTTAATAGCGTACATCATCTCATTATCCTTAACATGGTATGCTATTATTGGCTTTATCTCAACTATACCCCTTCTAGTATCAGCACTTACCCTCTCAACACCCTTCATCAGTATACACTCTCTAGCATCATCAACCATCTCATCAACATACCAGTCCATGGGCTTTATGTACACATTGCTTACGCTTGGTTTTGGTATACCATCAACCCCTCTAGCATTGCCTGGTGTTGAGTACCCATCTTCAGGGATGCATGCAGTGAGCCTTGTATGAAGTAGGTTTAGGGTATCACTACCGATGAGTACCTTCCTCCTACCCCTTACTCCCTCATCATCCCATACAAATGAGCCATAACCATTTGGTAGTGTTGGATCATCTACAACCTCAACACCTTCCTGTACATACAGGGATGAGAATATCTTTGGGTTGAACTCATCAGCCTCAAGCATATTCCCTATTAGTCTTGCAAGTGCACCACCAGCCTCATTATCAAGTACAACCTTGAACCTTATCCCAGACTCTAGTATGGAGAACTGCTTTGCATGTACTAGATGGTTCATGGTAGCAATCATCTCATCTAGAGCATCATCCATACTTTTACGCTTGAGCACCTCTATACCCCCTCTCCCTCCCATACTCTTACTGACTTGGATGATGCCTCCATGGTACCTCATTGTCAGCCTTATATCTATGGTTGTTGTTGCAGTACGCTCTCTAATATCAGTGCCCTCACTGCTAACCAACCCATTCTCACTCTCAACATATGATAGGCTAACCTCTATCCTTACATCATCCCTACCCCTTAACCTGCTCCTAAGCGTAGATACCACATAATCTATAAGTTCGTATAAACTTGTACTATCATAGTCTGCTACTGGGGTTGTAGCATACCCTCTCTCCACATCAACTTCTACAAGGTTTACACCATAGCCTCCTCTCCTATTACTACCATTACTAATACTACTACCACTACTACTACCATCAGCTTGTGAGTATGATAATGATGATGTAGCATGCTCTATTGCCTGTTCCACAATATCATCTATGCTATGCTCTAGACTGCTAGATGGTGTAGACTCGATTTTGCTAACACTTGCTATACCGTACCCATTTGCTACTGCTCTAGCAGTTATTACAATATCCTCATCCTCCCTTGCAGCGATAGCATCCCCTTTAAATATGAGGCTATTGCACTTATTATGACACACCTTTATATCAAGATATTTCACCATTTTTGCCTTGCCTAGATGTTTAATTAATAGATCGTTGGTTGGAATATACATCCTACTCTCTCTTATTATGGAATTTTAATTTAATCCTTTTCTCCCCCTTACCCTATCTATCTATATCTACCCTCTTCTCCTATCATACTATGCTACACTACTGCTATCACATCCATTATACATCTAATGTTTGTGCCTGCTGCTCCTGCTGCACTTGAATTATAGGCTGCTTCTTGCCAAGCAGTTTGGTCTTCCATACTGCAACGAACCTAACATTGATTATATCCTTGACCCTGCTATGTATATCTGCATTCAACTTTGGCCCAACCACTGCTTGAATGAACTGGTCTATGTTCAACATTGGCACTTCTCTACTCAACACCTCATCCATGACCTTCCTTATATCATGCTTCTTGGATGTGTTGACCTTCTTTTGTGTGAATGCTATCGTGTATATCCTGAACGTGTAGCCATCTGCAGTTGTGTAATCCTTTATGAAGTTAACCATAGATGAACCCCTCCTCACCATGCTTTTTATGAACTCCTTAGTATACTCATGACCCTTGAGGTAGGTATATGCATCATCCCCCTCAATCCTCTCTATCTGGAAGTAGAGCTTTATTGCATGCTGTTGTGGATCTGTATGCCAGAGATCGAAGAGTGTACACTCTATAACCCTACCTATAGCATGCTTCTCATCAGTTATAGGTATGTATGCTATTGGTTGATTAGCAAAGACCGATGGTGCATGTACAACCACCCATCTCTTATCCCTCCACTTATCTCTTACCTTACCTCCCTTCTTTGTTGGCATTCCCTCTTTCCTCTTCTTGCTATCTCTGTCCCTTAAATATAAGTTTACTTTACTTAGCCTAAGCAGGGTTATGTTATGTTGTTGGTTATGTTAATAGCCCAATTAAGGTCTAGCATGCTACAATGCTCCTAAGCCTATTATATATAGCCAAGTGTTATCTTTAAATGTGGCGATATAGCAGAGGGATGCTATAAAGCGGTATGACAGGTATAAGGTTAACATCCGATGAGTTGAGGCTGATGTCCCTCTTTCAAAGCATAACAACAGTTACTGCTAGGGACTGTGTTATAGATGAGAAGATGGACAGGGTTATATTCATTATAGATAAAGGGGACATGGGCTTGGCTATAGGAAGAAATGGCTCAACTATAAGGACATTGCAGAGCATGATAGGTAAGAGGATAGAACTTGTAGAGTATGCTGATGATCTTGCAGAGTTTGTGAAGAACATATTTGGGAGAGAGGTTGTGCTGGATGTGAAGATAGGCAATCACTCATCCAATGGCAAGGTTGTAACAGTCATAGTTGATCCAAGGAAGAAGGGGATGGTTGTTGGTAGAGAAGGGAGGAATGTTGAGAAGGCTAGGCTTCTAACCAAGCGTTACTTTGATGTTGCTAACGTTATAATAAGGGGTCAGGAGGCGAGTATCTGATGGCAAACTCACCAGTAGGGATGTTCGCTGCTAGAACGCTTAAGCAGAAGAGGCTCAAGTTCAGGTGGTCTGAGAGGAGGTTCAAGCGTAGAGTGCTCATGCTAGATAAGAAGGCAGATCCTCTAGAAGGCGCACCTCAGGCAAGGGGGATAGTGCTTGAGAAGGTTGGGGTTGAGTCGAAGCAGCCAAACTCTGCTGTTAGAAAGTGTGTTAGGGTTCAGTTGATAAAGAATGGCAAGGTTGTAACTGCATTCTGCCCTAGGGATGGTGCATTAAACTACATAGATGAGCATGATGAGGTTGTGATAGAGGGTATAGGTGGCTCCATGGGAAGAGCAATGGGTGATATACCAGGTGTTAGATGGAAGGTATCTAAGGTTAATGGTGTATCGCTGAGGGAGCTTGTGAGGGGAAGGAAGGAGAAGCCAAGGAGATGATCTCATCAATACTATTATGTATAGCAGGTTAGTGATGGGAAGATAAATAAGAGAGTATAAAGGTGTTTAGATGGAGATGGGTAAAGAAGAACCAAACCTCATGCTATTCAACAAATGGGACTTTAGAGAGGTGAAGGTTACAGATCCAGGATTGCAGAGGACAATATCGCTCAAACCAATGCTTGTACCAACAAGCTTTGGGAGGCATGAGCATAAGAGGTTCGGCAAGGCCGATGTTAACATAGTTGAGCGTTTAGTTAACAGCATAATGCATTTTGGTAAGAGGTATGCAAAGAACACAGGTAGGATGGCTGGCAAGAAGGCAAGAGCAATAAACATTGTAAAGACCACGCTGGATATAATACACCTAAGGACTGGTCAGAATCCAATAGCAGTGCTTGTTAAAGCAGTAGAGAATACATCACCAAACGAGGATACTACAAGGATAATATATGGAGGAGTTGTATACCATGTATCTGTTGATGTCTCCCCATTGAGGAGGGTTGATCTTGCATTAAGGTTTATAGCAGAAGGGGCTAGAGAGGCAACATACTCAAACCCAAAGACTATAGAGGAGGCCCTTGCAGATGAGATAATACTTGCTGCAAACAACGATCCAAACAGCTTTGCAATAAAGAAGAAGAATGAGCAGGAGAGGATTGCTATGGCCTCACGTTAAACAATAGCCATATATCATCACTTAGACCTTCCTTAACCTTGATAGTATATTTCCTAGCATTATACCTGTAGATACACCAAGTATGCCTAGAAGGAGCATGTAGATGTGTGGCGCATCATGCTTAAGGTGTGCAACTACGCTCACTGAAGGATCAACCCTATCCCAGTGCACTCTATAATGATCACTATACTCTCTAACGTGTATGCTCTTGCCATCGTAAAGCCTCAACCTATAATCTGCACTCTGCCCATGTGGTTCCCCAATGGAGCGCCTAAAGCCTACAAGGGTTGGATGCACCAATGTACTGCTCTTCTCTACCACCATATCCTTGTGCGCAGGGAGCCTTAGAACCTTGTGTATTATCTTGCTCCACATAACAGTATCAATAAAGATGAGGGATTAAAAGATTGATGCCAAATGTTGTTATAACATCTAAAAGCTTGGTTCATGAATATACTCTAGCGTGTAAGGATCGAAGCCCATGAGTGCTACACTCTCCCTTGCAGTAGATGAGCCTCTCTCAAGGATCTTTGATGCTATGTACCTTCTATACTCTCTAGACCATTGCTGCCCTAACTTGTACTTGCCAGTCATTGTTATAGGCTTGATCTTTATCACAGTAACATGCTTAACACTGCTCATATCCTTGCTCAACCTCTTATAGTACCCTTCCTTCTGATACTTCTCCATGAGGCTGTTCAATGCATCTGCCTTCTCCTCCAGATCCTCAACTAATGATGCTAAACCCTTTACAACTACGCTTATGTATAGGGTATCTGCACTACAAGCATCCTCTGGATCAAAGAAGTATGATGGTAAGAACTCAACATGCTTGTGAGCCTCAAACCCTACCTTGTTGTTCCTCCTTATATTATCTATCTTCTCTCCAACATGGTGTGAGTGCATGTATATTGCATCATTTGCATATACAAAGTTCATGGGTATGAGTTGAGGGAACCCATTCTCATCTATGCTACCTAGCGTTCCTGAAGGTATGCTGTTTAGGAATCTGATGATACTCTCCTTTGACTTTATGCTAAACCTCTCCACTAGCCTCATAGCGAGGATTCTGTATGATTATAAATAACTTTTACGACTACAATCTTGGTGGACTTTATATTAATAGATAGTCATGTCTTGGCTGGGCAGAGTTACTCTCAATCCTCTTCTCATCTAGTCCATTGCAATAGTTCTGATATTAGCAATACCCTTCACTCATATAGCATTTTGAGCCTAGAATCGTCATAAATTACTTCTTTAAGTACTTATTCCGCTATATCTCTAAGCTAAATTGAAACGTAATGTAAAGAAGCGTTATTCAGGAATATTCTAAGCCTCTGGTATGATATCCTACTCTTCTTCATAGTCATAGCCATCAGCATTTACAGCCAGTACTCCAGCCAGTACTCTTATGCTCTTGTAATTGTGCACACATACCAGAATATAATGGCGCCGGGAAGGGGATTCGAACCCCTGCGAGCCTTGTGGCTCACCGGCTCTCAAGGCCGGCGCATTAGTCCACTCTGCCCTCGGTCATGAACTAAATTTATTGATGTATCCCGGCAGACCGGCGCCTATACGATTGAAGTGTATATGATATATATAGTAATTCACATCAAGCAAGTTACCTATTTACCATTGGTTGCTAGTAAGTAGTGCTCTAACAACATCTACCCATGCATTGGCAAGGTTTCTCCTATTATAGCCTCCCCCTCCCAATGCTATGATCCTCCCATTGCAGTACTCATGTGCTATCCTATGCAATGCACTGGTAGCATAGTAGTGCACATCACTACCATATTGTAGATGTGTCAATGGATCTCCTGCTATGCCATCTGCACCACACTGCATTATGATAAGTTCTGGTCTTGCATCCTCTACAAACCTTTCAACCCTCTTGAACGCATCTATAAACTCCTTGCTCGTTGAGTAAGGCTTGAGCGGTATATTCAGTTTGGTACCCTTTGCTTCGCCCTTGCCATCCTCATACTCAAACCCAGTTCCAGGGTAGAGGTACCTACCATCCTCATGTATATCTGCAATGAAGAGTAATGGATCATCCTCAAACTCATAGTACACTCCATCTCCATGGTGGGCATCTATATCAACATAGGCTATCCTCTTGAGTCCATAGACCTTCCTTGCAAGCATCACTGCTACACCTATATCGTTGAATACACAGAAGCCACCAGCAGAGTCCCTTCTAGCATGATGCAATCCTCCTATAGGGTTGAATGCATGATCTACCCTTCCAGTAAGTACCATATCCAGCGCTCTTACAGTAGTGCCAACAACGTAGCATGCTGCCTCAAATATACCCTTGTATGCAGGGGTATCGCCATAATCAATGTAGCCTATACCAAACTGTGACGCCCTCTTCACAAACTCAACATACTCCCTTGTATGGAACTCAAGGAGTATCTGCTCATCAATGAGCAAGGGCTGCTCTATAGTTATGG includes the following:
- a CDS encoding TldD/PmbA family protein, which codes for MCHNKCNSLIFKGDAIAAREDEDIVITARAVANGYGIASVSKIESTPSSSLEHSIDDIVEQAIEHATSSLSYSQADGSSSGSSISNGSNRRGGYGVNLVEVDVERGYATTPVADYDSTSLYELIDYVVSTLRSRLRGRDDVRIEVSLSYVESENGLVSSEGTDIRERTATTTIDIRLTMRYHGGIIQVSKSMGGRGGIEVLKRKSMDDALDEMIATMNHLVHAKQFSILESGIRFKVVLDNEAGGALARLIGNMLEADEFNPKIFSSLYVQEGVEVVDDPTLPNGYGSFVWDDEGVRGRRKVLIGSDTLNLLHTRLTACIPEDGYSTPGNARGVDGIPKPSVSNVYIKPMDWYVDEMVDDARECILMKGVERVSADTRRGIVEIKPIIAYHVKDNEMMYAIKGISLQDSIRNILKGIDAISRVAILKPYRDERYGFRIGEGSPYIRLESARCVCSVI
- a CDS encoding 30S ribosomal protein S3ae; its protein translation is MPTKKGGKVRDKWRDKRWVVVHAPSVFANQPIAYIPITDEKHAIGRVIECTLFDLWHTDPQQHAIKLYFQIERIEGDDAYTYLKGHEYTKEFIKSMVRRGSSMVNFIKDYTTADGYTFRIYTIAFTQKKVNTSKKHDIRKVMDEVLSREVPMLNIDQFIQAVVGPKLNADIHSRVKDIINVRFVAVWKTKLLGKKQPIIQVQQEQQAQTLDV
- a CDS encoding NusA-like transcription termination signal-binding factor yields the protein MTGIRLTSDELRLMSLFQSITTVTARDCVIDEKMDRVIFIIDKGDMGLAIGRNGSTIRTLQSMIGKRIELVEYADDLAEFVKNIFGREVVLDVKIGNHSSNGKVVTVIVDPRKKGMVVGREGRNVEKARLLTKRYFDVANVIIRGQEASI
- a CDS encoding 30S ribosomal protein S12, with the translated sequence MANSPVGMFAARTLKQKRLKFRWSERRFKRRVLMLDKKADPLEGAPQARGIVLEKVGVESKQPNSAVRKCVRVQLIKNGKVVTAFCPRDGALNYIDEHDEVVIEGIGGSMGRAMGDIPGVRWKVSKVNGVSLRELVRGRKEKPRR
- a CDS encoding 30S ribosomal protein S7 is translated as MEMGKEEPNLMLFNKWDFREVKVTDPGLQRTISLKPMLVPTSFGRHEHKRFGKADVNIVERLVNSIMHFGKRYAKNTGRMAGKKARAINIVKTTLDIIHLRTGQNPIAVLVKAVENTSPNEDTTRIIYGGVVYHVSVDVSPLRRVDLALRFIAEGAREATYSNPKTIEEALADEIILAANNDPNSFAIKKKNEQERIAMASR
- a CDS encoding pyridoxamine 5'-phosphate oxidase family protein translates to MRLVERFSIKSKESIIRFLNSIPSGTLGSIDENGFPQLIPMNFVYANDAIYMHSHHVGEKIDNIRRNNKVGFEAHKHVEFLPSYFFDPEDACSADTLYISVVVKGLASLVEDLEEKADALNSLMEKYQKEGYYKRLSKDMSSVKHVTVIKIKPITMTGKYKLGQQWSREYRRYIASKILERGSSTARESVALMGFDPYTLEYIHEPSF
- a CDS encoding acetoin utilization protein AcuC, with product MEGRHMMLCKVAVMYGRELARYGFGDAHPFGSDRLDAFWSRFTVTMLSNGNNNGSSNINANTDTNASSSSNSNTPPTSSNSNSISNYYNSSITIEQPLLIDEQILLEFHTREYVEFVKRASQFGIGYIDYGDTPAYKGIFEAACYVVGTTVRALDMVLTGRVDHAFNPIGGLHHARRDSAGGFCVFNDIGVAVMLARKVYGLKRIAYVDIDAHHGDGVYYEFEDDPLLFIADIHEDGRYLYPGTGFEYEDGKGEAKGTKLNIPLKPYSTSKEFIDAFKRVERFVEDARPELIIMQCGADGIAGDPLTHLQYGSDVHYYATSALHRIAHEYCNGRIIALGGGGYNRRNLANAWVDVVRALLTSNQW